CATCCTGGAATTACAGATAATAAAGATACATTATGAGCAAAATCATTTCACAATGAATATCATCTTTCTTTTGCAACAACCAAGAGAGGAGTGCGACATTATCTACAGTTTTTGTTAggaagaaaacagtgaaaagcaCACCTAATTCTGTCGGCATCTTTACTGTATggtacactgtaaaaaatgtcATCTATATGCAGTAGTCCACATTATTAACcttaataacaaaaaaagaaaaaaaaaaagaacaatttgAAAAAACACGCGCTTCATGGTTGTCTTTCAACTAAGTAACTGCAATGCATAcattataaataaatgtaaagggaagagaaaaaaagttgaggggaaaaaacaaagcaaaacctaCAAGCAATATCCCATAATTCCAGCATGGCTGAAACAACAAGTGGCCTTAATCCAAACCCTACACTTTGGAGTGTGACCACAGCTTTTACAAACCTTTAAGATACTGTAGATTATTTAAGCTGGTGCGTCTGAAAGCCCGGCTCATGCTCAACACTTGTGGATAAATCAAGTTAAAATTGCCCTTAAAATTTGTTCTGTATGAGGACGAGTTGCCTGCCTTCTTTTTCCTGTGAGGTGAGAAACACTTTTTGTAAAGAGTGAGAACTCAGCATGAGAGAAACACAAGGCCCTATAGTtaagtctttcttttttaattaaacaactCAAGCCATTAagtattggaaaaaaaaagcttgttctCAGCTAAGCTAGGAGAGGTCACTGATATTAATCACAGAAGTCTTCAACTCTAAAAGTAAATCATCGTGTGTTCTCTTACTCGTCGTACAACATCTCAAGCCCGATACCCTTCCTCcccgttttttctttttctttaaacaacCGCTCCGCTGGCATCTTGAATTGGGAGAAGCTCCAGCTGTACACGCTATGAACACCTCTCTTAGCAATAAAAGGAAAGGACACTACAGTAGTTGACAACTCAAAAATTAATGTGATGATGCAGATCGGCAATTGTTTAAATCTACAGCAAATTGAAATGAGGAGCTTTTTCAAACGGAGTACATGTTCTTGGTGGTGGAGCCGCTCTTACTGGACGTGTCGTCGTGCGACTGGTAGCCAATCATGGCTTTCATGGGGAGGTTGAGACGCTCTTTGTAAAGTTGCCTGTGAAGAGATGAGATGGAAGCAGTGTGAAGACTCAAGCAAGCTCAGTGTTGGCATCTAGTAGCTCCTACTTGCGTATTATGAGTAATGTGACTTTAAAGGCTCACCCTATCGTCATGATGGCGTCCCTGTTTTGGCAGTTGCTCGTCCAGATGGATATTTTGTCACCTTTAGGTCTGACGTTGACCACAGCTCCGCAGACGTCTTCACTTGCCTCATCAAATGACTCACCGACTAAACACAACAGctgcaaaaagcacaaaaaaagtcaaactatacatatatacatttatatttaaatcacAACCATCAGGGGAAACATCCAATGGATACGACTCTACTGAGTGGTTTCAGAAAACAGCCGTCTTACCGTTTCCATCCAGTAGCGATCGAGGTCATTGTGCCTCTGTTGTTTGTTGAGAGTCATCAGCCATCGACCCCCCAGCTTGTTCCTGTCGTCCTCCCACATGGGCTTGATCCCATCCTGACGCACAATATGAAGCAGCTATTAAACCCTATCCATGTCTTTAGACTCTGCTGCAACTGAGATTAAGGGAAAATGTGTAAAcatttaacataaaaaaaaaaagagccttaCCTTGAATAAGCAGTAATCGCAGCCAAAGCCGAGTTTACTTGGCTGCTGTATGTGGTTGTATAATCTGGTAGAAAGATGAAAAAGTAGATTCCCAACATGAGTGTGTCGAATTGTAGAATTTCAGAAGCTTTTATCAGAACAATGGTCATTAAACAACAATCagtaaagtgaaacatgctgatCCTGATTGACATTACCATTAAGGGACATGTTGTGCACATTAATAATAAACCATCAATAACTCAGACTGACTTCAGCAGAGAAAACTTACGCCCAAAAATCTTCCACTGTGTCAAATTTAGAAATGAGACGCAAGTTC
This is a stretch of genomic DNA from Maylandia zebra isolate NMK-2024a linkage group LG13, Mzebra_GT3a, whole genome shotgun sequence. It encodes these proteins:
- the eif4e1c gene encoding eukaryotic translation initiation factor 4E family member 1c; the encoded protein is MATSEPKTTETEDQQTDGQVVANPEQYIKHPLQNRWALWYFKNDKSKSWTENLRLISKFDTVEDFWALYNHIQQPSKLGFGCDYCLFKDGIKPMWEDDRNKLGGRWLMTLNKQQRHNDLDRYWMETLLCLVGESFDEASEDVCGAVVNVRPKGDKISIWTSNCQNRDAIMTIGQLYKERLNLPMKAMIGYQSHDDTSSKSGSTTKNMYSV